The Nitrospirales bacterium genome includes a window with the following:
- a CDS encoding P-II family nitrogen regulator, translating into MKLVEAIIKPFKLDEVKDALIEIGVQGMTVIEVKGFGRQKGHKETYRGTEYQIEFVPKIKLEIAVADEMVPQVIETIGRAAKTGSIGDGKIFISDLERVIRIRTGEADESAV; encoded by the coding sequence ATGAAACTCGTTGAGGCGATCATCAAGCCATTTAAGTTGGATGAAGTGAAGGATGCGTTGATCGAGATCGGTGTGCAAGGGATGACGGTGATAGAGGTCAAAGGTTTTGGTCGCCAAAAAGGTCACAAAGAAACCTATCGAGGGACGGAATACCAGATTGAGTTTGTCCCCAAGATTAAGTTGGAGATTGCCGTGGCTGATGAGATGGTTCCGCAAGTAATCGAAACGATCGGGCGAGCGGCGAAGACCGGGAGCATCGGCGATGGGAAAATCTTCATCTCGGATTTGGAGCGTGTTATTCGGATCAGGACGGGAGAGGCTGATGAGTCTGCCGTATAG